Proteins encoded by one window of Scatophagus argus isolate fScaArg1 chromosome 4, fScaArg1.pri, whole genome shotgun sequence:
- the LOC124058204 gene encoding glycerol-3-phosphate acyltransferase 4, with translation MEFFFNPFDNLVCILLGISFTVWFTLLLVFIIVPAIFGVSFGIRRLYMKTLLKIFEWATLRIERGAKEKNHPLYKPYSNAIIAKEPTSLEEEIKEIRRSGSNRDLDSAPEFEMSDIFYFARRGVESIMDDEVTKRFTAEELESWNLLTRSNNNFHYISLRLTVLWGLGLLIRYGFLLPLRVTLAFTGVGLLVFLTCVVGLLPNGRMKNFLSEKVHLMCYRICVRALTAIITYHDSENKPKNGGICVANHTSPIDVIILASDGCYAMVGQIHGGLMGVIQRSMVKACPHIWFERSEVKDRHLVAKRLSDHVQDKSKLPILIFPEGTCINNTSVMMFKKGSFEIGATVYPVAIKYDPRFGDAFWNSSKFGMVNYLLRMMSSWAIVCSVWYLPPMSREEGEDAVQFANRVKAAIARQGGLVDLLWDGGLKRAKVKDTFKEEQQKLYSKMLVGTQEDRSRS, from the exons ATGGAGTTCTTCTTCAACCCTTTTGACAACTTGGTGTGTATCCTGCTGGGCATCTCTTTCACCGTTTGGTTCACCCTGCTGCTGGTCTTCATTATTGTACCTGCCATTTTTGGGGTGTCCTTTGGCATCCGACGTCTTTACATGAAAACTTTGTTAAAGATCTTTGAG tgGGCCACACTTAGGATAGAGAGAGGAGCCAAAGAAAAGAATCATCCCTTGTACAAACCCTATTCAAACG CTATCATTGCCAAGGAACCCACTTCTTTGGAGGAGGAGATCAAGGAGATCCGGCGGAGTGGCAGCAACAGAGACCTGGACTCAGCCCCTGAGTTTGAGATGTCTGACATCTTCTATTTTGCCCGGCGAGGAGTGGAGAGCATCATGGATGATGAGGTGACCAAGCGGTTCACTGCTGAGGAGCTGGAGTCCTGGAATCTGCTGACCCGCAGCAACAACAACTTCCACTACATCAGCCTAAGGCTGACCGTCCTATGGGGGCTGGGCCTGCTGATCCGCTATGGCTTCCTGCTGCCTCTCAG GGTAACACTTGCCTTCACTGGTGTGGGCCTGCTCGTGTTCCTCACCTGTGTAGTTGGGCTACTGCCGAACGGAAG gATGAAAAACTTTCTGAGTGAGAAAGTCCATTTGATGTGCTACAGAATATGTGTCAGAGCTCTGACTGCCATTATAACCTACCACGACAG TGAAAATAAACCCAAGAATGGAGGAATATGTGTCGCCAACCACACCTCGCCCATTGATGTCATCATCTTGGCCAGTGACGGCTGCTATGCGATG GTCGGCCAAATTCACGGTGGCTTGATGGGGGTCATTCAGAGATCCATGGTCAAGGCCTGTCCACACATTTGGTTTGAACGCTCAGAAGTCAAAGACAGACACCTAGTGGCCAAGCG ATTGAGTGACCATGTGCAAGATAAATCTAAACTGCCCATTCTGATTTTCCCAGAAG GTACCTGCATTAACAACACATCAGTTATGATGTTCAAGAAGGGCAGTTTTGAGATTGGTGCCACAGTCTACCCTGTGGCCATTAAG TATGACCCCCGTTTCGGAGATGCCTTCTGGAACAGCAGCAAGTTTGGGATGGTCAACTACCTGCTGCGAATGATGAGCAGCTGGGCCATCGTGTGCAGCGTGTGGTACCTTCCTCCCATGTCTAGAGAG GAGGGTGAGGATGCTGTGCAGTTTGCCAATCGTGTGAAGGCAGCCATAGCCAGGCAAGGCGGACTGGTCGACCTCCTGTG GGACGGAGGATTGAAGCGAGCAAAGGTAAAAGATACCTtcaaagaagagcagcagaagcTGTACAGTAAAATGCTGGTGGGCACCCAAGAGGACCGCAGTCGCTCCTGA
- the polr3d gene encoding DNA-directed RNA polymerase III subunit RPC4 has product MADSGDPSGQRVPTPGGSGRGLLMGRRPSAAISPARLPSMRSRDLTLGGVKKKTFTPNIIGRKAKEEAKVEGGQRRERKDGDRGRGPRDRGRGRGRPEVIQSHSIFEQGPAEMMMKKKGGYESERDAPVVGPSPIINIKKEKRETEEETKEILRSLERDNFIDDPFLRSEQKSCPVQLPLAVSGWGFKEEFSTAAVKIEKVEEDAEPMEAAVEVKQEPVETEIKKSEAIFKPPALPEPEVLSDLLHRWSLSKGDELFFMQLPDSLPGQPPTKEHRPVKTEVQSEDGQSVLLKTESQEEQTEDNSCNLKDLREGLVGKMLVRKSGRVQLILGQVTLDVSLGTSCSFLQELVSIGTEGRTGDLAVLGNVKHKMVCSPDFEALLESSA; this is encoded by the exons ATGGCAGACTCAGGTGACCCCAGTGGTCAACGTGTACCGACCCCTGGAGGGAGCGGCAGAGGACTCCTGATGGGCCGCCGACCTTCAGCCGCCATTTCTCCTGCACGTCTCCCCTCGATGCGATCTAGAGACCTCACCCTGGGAGGCGTGAAGAAG aaaacTTTTACACCCAACATTATCGGCCGCAAAGCCAAAGAGGA AGCAAAAGTTGAGGGcgggcagaggagagagaggaaggatggaGATCGAGGTCGAGGTCCCAGAGACAGAGGCAGGGGCCGAGGTCGCCCGGAGGTCATCCAGTCCCACTCTATTTTTGAACAGGGGCCTgcagagatgatgatgaaaaagaaag GTGGCTATGAAAGTGAGAGAGATGCTCCAGTCGTGGGACCTTCGCCCATCATCAATATTAAAAAGGAGAAGCGAGAGACTGAGGAGGAGACCAAAGAGATTCTGCGCAGTCTGGAGAGAGATAAT TTTATAGACGACCCCTTCCTGAGGAGTGAGCAGAAGAGCTGCCCTGTCCAGCTTCCCCTTGCTGTGTCAGGATGGGGATTCAAGGAGGAATTTAGTACCGCTGCTGTTAAAATTGAAAAGGTGGAGGAAGACGCTGAACCCATGGAGGCTGCAGTTGAAG TTAAACAGGAGCCAGTGGAAACGGAAATAAAGAAGTCGGAGGCAATTTTCAAGCCTCCTGCTCTCCCTGAGCCTGAAGTTCTGTCTGACCTGCTGCATAGGTGGAGTCTGAGCAAAGGGGACGAGCTGTTCTTCATGCAGCTGCCCGACTCGCTGCCCGGACAGCCTCCCACCAAAGAGCACCGACCGGTGAAAACAGAAGTGCAGTCAGAGGACGGACAGTCTGTGCTTCTGAAAACAGAGTCTCAG GAGGAGCAAACTGAAGACAACAGCTGCAATCTGAAAGACCTGCGGGAGGGTCTTGTTGGAAAGATGCTGGTGAGGAAGTCAGGTCGTGTGCAGCTCATACTGGGACAAGTGACGCTTGATGTGTCTCTTGGAACATCATGCTCTTTCCTTCAG GAGCTGGTCTCTATTGGTACAGAAGGAAGAACGGGCGACTTGGCTGTACTGGGGAATGTCAAACACAAAATGGTTTGCTCCCCAGACTTTGAGGCTCTGCTGGAAAGCAGCGCTTGA